The DNA window TAAAGGCATATCAATCCCATATCTTTCCTTACCCTGAAGATGACAGAGTACTATGtctggaaattaaaaaaacagaaccgGCATTGTTGGAGTCCTATGGGCTGCCATGTAAAGGTGAATTTCAATCAACCTGCTCTTAACTTGGCTTAACTGTGCACAACAAGGCAGCTATTACAATGCATTATCTTTCTTTTTGGTGCAATCTTAGTTTgctacaaataaataaataaaaaatgcaactTTCTGAGGGCCTTTACAAGTATTTTTATAtgatatgtttatatttttttgcccTAGAAAGTAGAGTATTTTGAAAGGGTCATGCCTGAATGACCCTTTTAAAAAAGTTCACTTTCAAGGGCATTATAACAAGGTGGCCCACATTATATGGACAGTGCTCATCATGTGGAGGTACAGTATTTAAGAGGACAAAAGGAAGTGCAGCCTATGTAGAACTAATATGAAATTGGTTGGTTGCTGCCatttaaacacttaaaaacCATCCAGCAGTGATTTATATTGCTTCCCTAGTTTTTCATGACATCAAAGGGACACAGACTCTTGTCATTTGGCAGACCCTAAGATGCCAGGCCGAGCAGGAATCCTCCAATAAAACCACTTGTgacaacaatgtttttcttcacaaacTCGGtggactgaaaagaaaacaaatatgtttcaGTATATAAAAGTAGCTTAAATCTATTTTCATCAACTCTCATTGACATGTAACACAGCAGAATTGCCTTTTTTAGTTGTAGAGCTTTTGACTTActccaacatttttttaaacactccCTAAATCACACTAAGAACACTTTAAAAATATCATTAGAATTGTAAGCTTGCAGTGATTGCAGTTAACTGCTTTGCTGACATGTTGTTACTGACAGCTTAATCAAACTGAACCTTTCAGAATACAGAATAGTTAATACAGAATAGCTGAAAACATGCAAGTCTGACTAGGTTGCTGCATGATTCTGTAACTCATATCTAGTTTGAAGGTGAGTAcaaactttttacattttagatgGTGACAGTCTAAATACTGACAGAAACAGGGTGGTATGACATGAAGCTACAGTCTCAAAATCAAACCAGGGACATTGCAGTTAAATGGTTTGCATTTTAACCACAAGATTGCCAGACAAATGTGATGGAAGTATAACAAATATTCTTCAAGACTTTATCTgacacttaaaacaaaacaacatacaaagCATCTTACCCTCTCAACAAATGTGTTCAGCTCCGGGCCTGCTTGTTTGGTGCCCTTTTTTAACTGcttctttgctttgttgacatCCTTCTCTACTCTTTTCCAGTCCACTTGGATATAGCCAGTATGGTTGGCAATCTAgagtcagacaaaaacaaaaaagaaaaaagaaaaaaaaatgcagattcacaaaaatgctgtttataCTGTACCAAGGCTTAACTTATGCCTGATTGTGAGTAGTGATGCAAGAATACCTGCAACAGCAGAAGACCTCCTCCTACAGATGTTGCAGCAACTTTACCAACCTTCTGGAAGAGATACCCTACACacctaaaataaatgaagacagAGGCGTCACATAAATGACTAATAACCACTGTAACATTTtggtatcagaatcagaaacagatttattgtcAACAACAATTTTACACCAATGAGGAATTTGTCTTGGTGTATAAGGTGCATACaatgaagacaataaacaataaacagtgacaataatatatacaatataaacaaacaaacaaacagacagacaaaaagtgtGGAATGACTGATAAACCTAATGCACAGtcagaaataaatataaaagtaagGAGCAGGGAATGTGTATTCATTATGGATGACATAAAGAGTTCTGTATTTCTAAAACATGGGACAAGATTAGAGAAAGGAAGTTCAGAACATAATCTGAGACCCCAAGGGCCATACATTATACTTTACTTGGTGCTGGCCTGTTCCGAGCCattcacacacttttcttttacGCATAGTTATCCATTAATGTGGAAGACTTGGCACAATATATTTCcaaacacaatatttaccatcCACTCACTCCCCCTATGGCTATCTGTGTGGCCACGGAGTATTTCTCTGCAACAGGGCCAGAGTTTTTCCCAAAAAGGCGATTCCACCATCGTTGACGTTTGGCATATTCTGTTAGGTCTACGACTTTGTCGTAgatctcctcttccagctctttAAATACATGGAAAAATACAAGCAGTCGGCATACAATAGCAGAGAATGGATGTCCTACAGTAGTGACTGGCTACAAGGACAGTGATACCATAATAACTTAACCTGTGTAGAGTAACACAGTTGttaacacatttaacacaacattttgatcGGTATAACGTAATGGCACAACTTAATGATGAACTTCATCCGTATAGACCTCTGTTAATGACACAGAGGTTTCGACAAAGCTAACGACAACCATTAATGGCTTCCTTGAGAACTTGGTGAAGTTCTTAGGCCAGACAATAAGTTAGCATGATCGGACAACTAGAGCTAAGCGACACTTGAAAAGTTAGCTGTTAATGCTATGTCTGACGAAATCTCGCTGtaggagggagggggcagagCAGTTTTGAGGACACCAGAATGTAAATTGTAAATCAAAAGCAAAGCAATTCAAGCTTAGAATAACCGGTGTCCTAGTTCACGTAGTTCAGGTAAAACGGTAATGAGTTTGAGGGCCTGCTTACCCTTGTCGCGGTTCGCCATTTTGGACTGCGCAGGTCTACTCTGTCCCATAGATCTGTCCTCAGCTGCCTGCACGTTCGGCGTCATTTGCATAATTTTGACGGTAAAAGTAAAGCAGAAACCGGGGCAGGTCTGCCTGTactaacagcaacaacaacaacaacaacaataataataatcataatcataatgtATTGTGTAAGTAAAGTTATTACTATTTATTTAAGAGAATAGAAATGAGATCAAGCAAAACAGTACATCCCCTACTGCTACTAACAAACAATGGAattttaaaaattttaaaattttaaaaagaacaaaagaaaaacagtttaaatggCAGGATGCCACCCTGCCTACTCcatcaaatgttttatggacaGCCAAAGTTTAAGTTATTAAATCATGGAGTTTTCCCTCCCAGGTGAGGCGATTGCTGGTGGCAGAGTTccaatcaacaaaacaaatgtataacTTTAAAATGGTAGCAAAACTTGGGTGGGAAATGTTTACCAAAACTGACTGCCGTGTCTAAAATTAAGTAGGTTGGTACCATCAGTGGGGTAGCACCTGTCAAATATGCTTATacaaaagaaaggaggaagtgaggagagacTTTCAAAACATGATAGATCAAATGATACAAAAAGCAGCctgttttaaacacatttatggTAGCTTTTTGTTATAGACACATTTGACCTTACATGCCTTTTGTTAAGTTTTGTAGTCAATTTGAATTCCTTCCCATCATACATTGTGGTGTCTGGGACAATAATGTGGGGATATTTTCAGAGTATCCAAATCATTATACAGAGTCTCACATGCATTCATGTGCAATGCAAAGTGTGTAGAATGTCTTTGCTACGCTTAGATGAGACAAGATAATACTTTATTGATTTCATATGAAATTAATTTGTCATTCATAATGACAGCCGtcagaagcagaagaaaaaatgtgattGAATAGATAGATCGATAAAGAACAAAAGTAAGATGATACAGTATAAAAACAAAGACTATGGGCCTATATGCACCCTTGTCATATACAGGTGCAATGAGTGCACCCATAATTGTTGTGCACATTTAGAGTGcagtgtttcacacacacaaaaaataagtaATTGCACAGCGACTTGGATTGAACGGGATCATTTCactgtataaatatatacatatacatatttcatataCAATATATGGTATGTAATAATAGGTATAAACAAtagtatctatctatctatctatctatctatctatctatctatctatctatctatctatctatctatctatctatc is part of the Acanthopagrus latus isolate v.2019 chromosome 9, fAcaLat1.1, whole genome shotgun sequence genome and encodes:
- the fundc1 gene encoding FUN14 domain-containing protein 1 isoform X1; amino-acid sequence: MCCEHADEHAHAHIRWASKTHLKNCDWFLTYRQTCPGFCFTFTVKIMQMTPNVQAAEDRSMGQSRPAQSKMANRDKELEEEIYDKVVDLTEYAKRQRWWNRLFGKNSGPVAEKYSVATQIAIGGVSGWCVGYLFQKVGKVAATSVGGGLLLLQIANHTGYIQVDWKRVEKDVNKAKKQLKKGTKQAGPELNTFVERSTEFVKKNIVVTSGFIGGFLLGLAS
- the fundc1 gene encoding FUN14 domain-containing protein 1 isoform X2, producing the protein MYRQTCPGFCFTFTVKIMQMTPNVQAAEDRSMGQSRPAQSKMANRDKELEEEIYDKVVDLTEYAKRQRWWNRLFGKNSGPVAEKYSVATQIAIGGVSGWCVGYLFQKVGKVAATSVGGGLLLLQIANHTGYIQVDWKRVEKDVNKAKKQLKKGTKQAGPELNTFVERSTEFVKKNIVVTSGFIGGFLLGLAS